Proteins from a genomic interval of Quercus robur chromosome 9, dhQueRobu3.1, whole genome shotgun sequence:
- the LOC126700665 gene encoding disease resistance protein RUN1-like translates to MNVKDVDNGILMIKNRLHHKKILLVLDDVNELGQLNKLVAEHNWFGPGSRVIIKTEDVHLLMTRKVDGIYEIEGLSYDEVLGSFLYNRSTYEWKSELDRLKEFPEGEILNVLQISFDGLKETEKEFFLNYINQETIIAILDHLELYPKIGLRVLIYKSLIKLQNDKLWMHDLFQEMGRDIVRKDCPKDPGKRSRLWLYKDIDSVLTKNTGTETIQGIVLKLPKPKEAHWDPKSFSKMHRLKFLIIGNFQLSHDPKHLPNDLVFLDWSGYPSKSLPASFQPNEFIELHMYCSNIEQLWKGTKVIDNILQLFF, encoded by the exons ATGAATGTAAAAGATGTCGATAATGGAATTCTCATGATCAAGAATAGGTTACATCACAAAAagattcttcttgttcttgatgaTGTAAATGAATTAGGCCAATTGAACAAATTGGTTGCTGAGCACAATTGGTTTGGTCCAGGTAGTAGAGTTATCATCAAAACAGAAGATGTGCATTTGCTAATGACACGTAAAGTTGATGGAATATATGAGATTGAAGGATTGAGTTATGATGaa GTTTTGGGTTCCTTTCTGTACAATAGAAGCACATATGAATGGAAAAGTGAATTAGATAGGCTTAAAGAATTTCCTGAAGGAGAAATTCTCAATGTACTTCAAATAAGTTTTGATGGACtaaaagaaacagagaaggaatttttcttgaattataTAAATCAAGAAACTATTATAGCAATATTAGATCATCTTGAGCTTTACCCTAAAATTGGATTAAGGGTTCTTATTTATAAATCTCTCATCAAATTGCAAAATGATAAAttgtggatgcatgatttaTTTCAAGAAATGGGTCGAGATATAGTTCGTAAAGACTGCCCCAAAGACCCTGGAAAGCGTAGTAGATTATGGTTGTATAAAGATATTGATAGTGTGCTAACAAAAAATACG GGAACAGAAACAATTCAAGGCATAGTCTTAAAGTTACCCAAACCAAAAGAGGCACATTGGGACCCTAAATCCTTTTCAAAGATGCATCGTCTGAAGTTCCTCATAATTGGAAATTTTCAGCTTAGCCATGATCCCAAACATCTTCCTAATGACTTGGTATTTCTTGATTGGAGTGGGTATCCTTCAAAATCTTTGCCAGCAAGTTTCCAACCAAATGAGTTTATTGAACTTCACATGTATTGTAGCAACATTGAACAACTTTGGAAAGGAACAAAGGTAATAGATAACATTCTACAACTTTTCTTTTAA